The Anaerolineae bacterium genome has a segment encoding these proteins:
- a CDS encoding ABC transporter ATP-binding protein produces the protein MAVIQLENVTKIYTVGEVETRALNGVSLNIEEGEFTALVGPSGSGKTTMLQLMGCLDKPNNGVVKINGCDVTRFNANQRADLRREVIGFIFQFFALVPVLSAYENVELPLLLTGVESKERKDRVMEMLAAVDLADRANHRPDQMSGGEQQRVAIARALATRPSMVLADEPTANLDTANGAQAMEIMRRLNEETGTAFIFATHDPRVVAFARRVVKMRDGRLVDDGSENNN, from the coding sequence GTGGCAGTTATTCAATTAGAAAACGTAACTAAAATCTATACCGTCGGTGAAGTAGAAACCCGCGCCCTGAATGGGGTGAGCCTGAACATTGAAGAAGGAGAGTTCACCGCCCTGGTTGGCCCCTCCGGCTCCGGCAAAACCACTATGCTGCAACTGATGGGCTGTTTGGATAAACCCAACAATGGGGTGGTGAAAATCAACGGGTGCGACGTGACCCGCTTTAACGCCAACCAGCGCGCCGACCTGCGGCGGGAAGTGATTGGCTTTATCTTTCAATTTTTTGCCCTGGTGCCGGTGCTGAGCGCCTATGAAAATGTGGAACTGCCCCTGCTTTTGACTGGGGTAGAGTCCAAAGAACGAAAAGACCGGGTCATGGAGATGTTAGCAGCGGTTGATTTGGCCGACCGGGCCAATCACCGGCCCGACCAGATGAGCGGTGGGGAACAACAGCGGGTAGCCATTGCCCGTGCCCTGGCCACCCGCCCCAGCATGGTGCTGGCCGATGAGCCAACGGCCAATCTTGATACCGCCAACGGCGCCCAAGCTATGGAAATTATGCGGCGCCTTAATGAAGAAACCGGCACAGCCTTTATTTTTGCCACCCACGATCCCCGCGTGGTTGCTTTTGCCCGGCGGGTGGTCAAAATGCGCGACGGGCGCCTGGTAGACGACGGCTCAGAGAACAACAACTGA